The Changchengzhania lutea genomic sequence AAAAAACACTTACAAAGCAACAATTTGAGAAGTTTCTTTTGTTAATATTGAATTTTATTTTAAAGTATGCGTATTTTAATAAAAGAATTACAACTGAAGAAATATAGATTATGAGCTACTCGAAGGGGTTTCGCTAGATTGTTTTAAATACAAATGTTGGTAGTAGCCATCCTCATTAATAAGGGATTCATGCGTGCCTTTCTGCACAATTTTACCATTATCTAAAACAATGATTTTATCAGCATTTTTAGCTGAAGAGACTCTATGGCCCACTATTATAGTGGTTTTTCCCTTGGTGAGTTTATTTAATTTTTTTAGTATTTTCTCTTCGGTTTCTGTATCCACTGCTGATAAGCAATCATCAAACAATAAAATTTTTGGTGCTTTTATAATGGCTCTAGCTATAGATACACGTTGTTTCTGCCCACCAGAAAGCGTAATACCGCGTTCACCTAAAACGGTATCGTAACCCTTATTGAAATCTATAATATTTTTATGAACTTGAGCATTTTTTGCCGCTTCAATTACTTCAGCATCTGTGGCGTCTTCCTTACCAAACTTGATATTATTTTTAATACTGTCTGAAAACAGAAATGCATCCTGTGGCACATAGCCAATGCTATTACGTAAATCGGTTAAATTGTGGTCTTGAATTGGTAAATTGTTTATTACAATATGACCTTCATCAATATCATAAAGGCGACCTATTAAATCTAAAATAGTGGATTTTCCAGAGCCAGTCTTTCCTAAAATAGCTAATGTTTCACCTTCCTTAATACTAAAACTTATACCATTTAAAGCAGTGATATTAGTATCGTCATAAGTAAATTTTACATTTTCAAAACGAATATCACCAGTAATGTCTGTGTGGGTTTGTGCCGTATTTTTTATTTCTGGTTCAAGTTTTAGAAATTCATTTATACGCTTCTGTGAGGCTTCGGCTTGCTGCACAATGGAAGTCACCCAGCCTACCGTGGCTACTGGCCATGTTAACATATTTACGTAAATTACAAATTCGGCAATTGTTCCTAAACTTTCAATCTCACCGTTAATATATTGCATCCCGCCTATGTAAATAACCAATAAATTACTCACACCAATTACTAAAATCATCATTGGAAAAAACCAGGCTTGCACTTTTACTAAACTGATTTGCTTTGCCTTACTAGTAGCGGAGAGTGTATCAAAATTTTTGGACGTAAGTGGCTCTATACCGTAGGCTTTAATAACCGAGATACCGCTAAAAGACTCTTGTGTATAAGTGGATAGTTTAGATAAGTATTCTTGTACAACGGTACTTCGCTTATGTATTTCCTTACTTAATTTATAGATGGCAAGTGAAAGAATGGGTAGTGGGACTATGGTGTAAACTGTCAATAGGGGCGCTTCCCTAAACATGTATATTAATGCAATAACAAAAAGCGTGACGGTATTAATACTGTACATAATGGCGGGACCAGCATACATGCGCACCCGACCAACATCTTCGCTTATTCTGTTCATTAAATCGCCAGTTCTGTTCTTTTTATAAAAATTTAAAGACAGTTTTTGATATTGTTCATACACCTCGTTTTTTAAATCGAATTCA encodes the following:
- a CDS encoding ABC transporter ATP-binding protein; the encoded protein is MKELKHLNKYFLKYKAHLVIGIIITIVARIFLLFTPRYVKEIFVVVEKYKNGPGGNIKGELAEIIFYIIGAAIIAGILTFFMRQTIINVSRYIEFDLKNEVYEQYQKLSLNFYKKNRTGDLMNRISEDVGRVRMYAGPAIMYSINTVTLFVIALIYMFREAPLLTVYTIVPLPILSLAIYKLSKEIHKRSTVVQEYLSKLSTYTQESFSGISVIKAYGIEPLTSKNFDTLSATSKAKQISLVKVQAWFFPMMILVIGVSNLLVIYIGGMQYINGEIESLGTIAEFVIYVNMLTWPVATVGWVTSIVQQAEASQKRINEFLKLEPEIKNTAQTHTDITGDIRFENVKFTYDDTNITALNGISFSIKEGETLAILGKTGSGKSTILDLIGRLYDIDEGHIVINNLPIQDHNLTDLRNSIGYVPQDAFLFSDSIKNNIKFGKEDATDAEVIEAAKNAQVHKNIIDFNKGYDTVLGERGITLSGGQKQRVSIARAIIKAPKILLFDDCLSAVDTETEEKILKKLNKLTKGKTTIIVGHRVSSAKNADKIIVLDNGKIVQKGTHESLINEDGYYQHLYLKQSSETPSSSS